The following coding sequences are from one Methanohalophilus halophilus window:
- a CDS encoding rhodanese-like domain-containing protein — MAGCVQQEADNTASQPENCEYSDVSAEEAFNLIETGDVFVLDVRTQSEYNNGHLENSYLIPVSELEGRLDEVPSDTVILVYCRSGRRSVTASNILLEAGYCDVYNMEAGFNAWRSAGYPYEE, encoded by the coding sequence ATGGCAGGCTGTGTACAACAGGAGGCTGACAACACTGCATCGCAACCTGAAAACTGTGAGTACTCCGATGTTTCTGCAGAAGAGGCGTTTAATCTGATTGAGACAGGGGATGTTTTTGTCCTGGATGTACGTACCCAATCCGAATATAATAACGGCCACCTGGAAAATTCCTACCTGATCCCTGTTTCTGAACTGGAAGGCCGGCTGGATGAGGTACCTTCGGATACTGTGATTCTTGTATATTGTCGTAGTGGCAGACGCAGTGTAACTGCATCGAATATTCTTCTGGAGGCGGGCTACTGTGATGTATACAATATGGAAGCCGGCTTTAATGCCTGGCGCTCTGCAGGTTATCCTTACGAGGAATAA
- a CDS encoding type IV pilin, whose amino-acid sequence MKNEKAISPVVGILLMIAITLLLGVTLIFFATAFEMQEPAPFVAHSSGELVRDVYGSGDDQKVYLYHEGGDSINVSDIEIVVDATEVCGESGKLINLPAANVAYVGVALCSENIEGNENMFDKSSDGIAGAIKESEFSTGELIMFRINSGACPLNKGDQITVKIIHTPTNTVVIEETLTAS is encoded by the coding sequence ATGAAAAATGAAAAAGCAATTTCTCCTGTTGTCGGCATCCTGTTAATGATAGCCATTACGCTCTTGTTAGGAGTCACTCTGATATTCTTTGCCACGGCCTTTGAAATGCAGGAGCCTGCACCTTTTGTGGCACATTCAAGTGGGGAACTGGTGCGTGATGTATATGGTAGTGGTGATGATCAGAAAGTATATCTCTATCATGAAGGGGGTGATTCTATCAATGTATCTGATATTGAAATCGTGGTGGATGCTACTGAAGTTTGTGGGGAAAGTGGTAAATTGATCAATCTTCCGGCAGCGAATGTGGCATATGTTGGTGTGGCTCTTTGTTCAGAAAACATAGAAGGAAACGAAAATATGTTCGATAAAAGCTCTGATGGAATTGCCGGAGCAATTAAAGAATCCGAGTTTTCTACAGGTGAATTGATTATGTTTCGTATTAATAGTGGTGCATGTCCACTGAATAAAGGTGACCAGATAACTGTAAAAATCATACATACGCCTACCAACACTGTAGTCATAGAAGAAACCCTGACCGCTTCCTAA
- a CDS encoding DUF2769 domain-containing protein, giving the protein MSDQDELRQGLGKYFGVCPSYHHSKACLCKNCPSYPAEGYMFCARGPVSGEARQGCMCTKCYVYNQFALEGDYFCRQG; this is encoded by the coding sequence GTGTCAGATCAGGATGAATTGAGACAGGGCCTGGGCAAATATTTCGGTGTCTGCCCATCGTATCATCATTCCAAGGCCTGCTTGTGCAAGAATTGTCCGTCCTATCCGGCTGAAGGTTATATGTTCTGTGCACGTGGTCCTGTGTCAGGTGAGGCCAGGCAGGGATGCATGTGTACAAAATGTTATGTCTATAATCAATTTGCGCTTGAAGGGGATTATTTTTGCAGGCAGGGTTGA
- a CDS encoding ATP-dependent DNA helicase, translating to MSTPDNYIQYFPLEQCYPNQKDAMEKIHRSLLEENLVLFEGACGTGKTLSALVPSLHVGKQLGKTVFIATNVHQQMLQFIDEARQIKRTHDIKVLVFKGKMSMCPLKQGYDECEAKRDNTYDLMEIEKEIILKKQESKAAWDEYKSSGEAAHASLRDAVDEEREKLEEKASSLRKRSCDPLYEVLRAEDEKFQKWLFQDVRDPEEVNDYAAENGMCGYELLKRELKNADLVIANFHHILNDMIFSTMLRWMDKEPEDIIAIFDEAHNIENAARSHSSITLTEHTIESALAELNANEKSDLFTSMPVEDVEAVLSILLEVVRDTYDNRFKFGERQRVGRNWYDIRISDPYERNDVVHARFMRRMKETGYGEEKQVQELLGIAAEVGGLLDNAYHEQYKQGQTPILKRSHLKPTAEFFSQYLKLSNNENYYPVLNVRRDQGGEIYGRLELFTCIPKNVTGPLLDSIYSAILMSATLRPFDMIKSTLGITRQTCDLAYGLTFPEERRLTIAVSVPPQYSRIRDDPQNLQILEQVLQDTIENAGGNVIIFFPNAFEAKRYFRKFDGELGVELFLDETGISAQDIRKQFFQTGEQGGKAVLFTYLWGTLSEGVDYRNGRGRVVVVVGVGYSALNDRMHAVESAYDHEFGYGAGWEYAVQVPTIRKIRQAMGRVVRSPTDYGVRILLDGRFMTDSVKRLGKYSVYPSFPEDERKEFLDVEPGKVKYSLLNFFSDMEELS from the coding sequence ATGAGCACCCCTGACAATTATATCCAGTACTTCCCCCTGGAGCAATGTTATCCCAACCAGAAGGACGCAATGGAGAAAATTCACCGGTCCCTGCTGGAAGAAAATCTGGTGCTTTTTGAAGGAGCCTGCGGGACCGGGAAGACCCTGAGTGCTCTGGTTCCCTCGCTGCATGTGGGAAAACAGCTGGGCAAAACTGTGTTCATTGCCACGAATGTCCATCAACAGATGTTACAGTTCATAGACGAGGCCCGCCAGATTAAACGTACCCATGATATCAAGGTCCTTGTTTTCAAGGGTAAGATGAGCATGTGTCCCCTGAAACAGGGGTATGATGAATGCGAGGCCAAACGGGATAATACCTACGATCTCATGGAGATCGAAAAGGAAATCATTCTCAAAAAACAGGAATCAAAGGCTGCCTGGGATGAGTACAAATCTTCGGGGGAAGCGGCTCATGCTTCTCTGAGGGATGCTGTAGATGAGGAGCGGGAAAAACTCGAGGAAAAAGCAAGTTCCCTGAGAAAACGTTCATGTGACCCCCTGTATGAGGTTTTAAGGGCAGAGGATGAAAAATTCCAGAAGTGGCTTTTCCAGGATGTACGCGATCCTGAAGAGGTCAATGATTATGCCGCTGAAAACGGTATGTGTGGTTATGAACTCCTCAAGCGGGAGTTAAAAAATGCCGACCTTGTCATAGCCAATTTCCATCATATCCTCAATGATATGATATTTTCCACAATGCTGCGCTGGATGGACAAAGAACCTGAAGATATTATTGCGATATTTGATGAAGCCCATAATATAGAAAACGCGGCCAGATCCCATTCATCCATTACTTTGACCGAACATACCATCGAAAGTGCCCTGGCTGAACTCAATGCCAATGAAAAAAGTGATCTTTTCACCTCCATGCCGGTTGAGGATGTGGAAGCCGTGCTCTCCATCCTCCTGGAAGTGGTCAGGGATACCTATGATAACCGTTTCAAGTTCGGGGAACGCCAGCGGGTGGGGCGCAACTGGTACGATATACGCATAAGCGACCCCTATGAAAGAAATGATGTGGTCCACGCCCGTTTCATGAGGCGAATGAAAGAGACCGGTTATGGGGAAGAAAAACAGGTACAGGAATTGCTCGGGATCGCTGCTGAAGTGGGGGGTTTACTGGATAATGCCTATCATGAACAATACAAACAGGGCCAGACTCCTATCCTGAAAAGATCTCACTTAAAACCCACAGCAGAATTTTTCTCCCAGTATCTCAAACTCTCCAACAACGAGAATTATTATCCGGTGCTCAATGTCCGCCGGGACCAGGGCGGTGAGATCTACGGCAGGCTGGAATTGTTCACATGTATCCCTAAAAACGTAACAGGTCCGCTGCTGGATTCGATCTATTCGGCAATCCTGATGTCTGCAACCCTGAGACCCTTTGATATGATCAAAAGCACCTTGGGCATCACACGGCAGACATGCGATTTGGCCTACGGTCTGACCTTTCCCGAAGAGCGCAGATTGACCATTGCAGTATCCGTGCCTCCCCAGTATTCGCGGATACGGGACGATCCCCAGAACCTCCAGATATTAGAACAGGTGTTACAGGACACCATTGAAAATGCCGGGGGTAATGTGATCATCTTCTTCCCGAATGCTTTTGAGGCAAAACGCTATTTCCGCAAATTCGATGGCGAGCTTGGTGTCGAACTGTTCCTTGATGAAACCGGGATATCTGCTCAGGATATACGCAAGCAATTTTTCCAGACCGGAGAACAGGGAGGCAAAGCTGTCCTTTTCACCTATCTCTGGGGTACCCTCAGTGAAGGAGTGGATTACAGGAATGGCCGCGGTCGGGTTGTAGTGGTGGTCGGTGTAGGCTATTCGGCCTTGAATGACAGGATGCATGCAGTGGAATCTGCCTATGATCATGAATTCGGTTATGGTGCCGGCTGGGAGTATGCTGTACAGGTTCCCACGATACGTAAGATCAGACAGGCTATGGGCAGAGTGGTACGTTCACCGACCGATTACGGTGTCAGGATACTGCTGGATGGCAGGTTCATGACGGATTCGGTTAAAAGACTGGGAAAATATTCGGTATACCCCTCATTTCCCGAAGATGAGAGGAAGGAATTTCTTGATGTGGAACCCGGCAAAGTGAAATATTCCCTGCTCAATTTCTTTTCGGACATGGAAGAGCTGTCCTGA
- a CDS encoding fibrillarin-like rRNA/tRNA 2'-O-methyltransferase yields MKVKTFHENIFTLQQGKKNFLATRNLSPGSRVYGERLMQVDEAEYRIWEPKRSKLAAMLLKKLPSPFTTTSKVLYLGSATGTTVSHVSDIVHQGVVYAVEFSPRTMRDMLPICEERPNIIPLLADASKPQSYANVVEPVDVIFQDVAQPDQASIALSNVQHFLKPGGYLLMSIKARSVDSTAKPDTVFKQQLKTLLEQDNSRMELVKKQKLAPFHIDHLGVVARKTE; encoded by the coding sequence ATGAAGGTCAAGACCTTCCATGAAAACATTTTCACGCTACAACAGGGCAAGAAAAATTTCCTTGCTACCAGAAATCTTTCTCCTGGCTCCCGGGTATATGGAGAACGCCTGATGCAGGTTGATGAAGCAGAGTACCGCATCTGGGAGCCCAAAAGAAGTAAACTTGCTGCAATGCTGCTCAAAAAACTCCCCTCTCCTTTCACAACCACATCAAAGGTGCTTTACCTGGGCTCGGCTACAGGTACCACTGTCAGTCATGTTTCGGATATTGTGCATCAGGGAGTGGTCTATGCAGTGGAATTCTCCCCCCGCACAATGCGGGACATGCTGCCTATCTGCGAAGAAAGACCAAATATAATCCCTCTGCTTGCCGATGCTTCCAAACCACAGTCCTATGCAAATGTTGTGGAGCCTGTTGATGTGATCTTCCAGGACGTGGCCCAGCCGGACCAGGCATCAATTGCCCTATCCAATGTGCAGCACTTCCTCAAACCCGGAGGGTACCTGTTGATGAGCATTAAGGCCCGGAGTGTGGATTCCACTGCAAAACCCGATACTGTTTTTAAGCAGCAGCTCAAAACGTTATTGGAGCAAGATAATTCCAGAATGGAACTTGTGAAGAAGCAGAAACTTGCACCATTCCATATCGATCATCTAGGAGTAGTTGCAAGGAAGACTGAATGA
- a CDS encoding FlaD/FlaE family flagellar protein — protein sequence MAGIGQTIQNIKSKFSKKKGNQDKSSLPDEDNDFASEPAFDASMEGDYSDAQSSGDYDNSPDPDIPEENTRRIAELEDKISKIDVTVSMVQNENKEVKETIEKIDQSVLDLLSLYEIVSNQVNPFVGEEEESKEILERFDTNEEHIYELSKSMKMLRNEIENVEQKTAASGVSPETGKHIETINNKLETFADALVDTNERMQGISQAVNSFSQRADVLEGRMEDLTITNGETAERINSLENGTAIQTNQHSTKKANPDRDTAENDYDEEFAGKLPLLDLDIVKKKPTNIIVLLNWIEFLMERVGRNNLMDVLDYYVDIGWISEGVRSEIMAYARGIDYYVEKPTWRLLPEDHTKSLLFIEKLRGRKIDRNMLSTIDREMAKVKHGLEELYGI from the coding sequence ATGGCGGGAATCGGGCAAACAATCCAGAATATCAAATCAAAATTCTCAAAGAAAAAAGGGAATCAAGATAAATCTTCCCTGCCAGATGAGGATAACGATTTTGCCAGTGAACCGGCTTTTGATGCATCTATGGAAGGGGACTATTCAGATGCACAGTCTTCCGGGGATTATGACAACTCGCCAGATCCGGATATACCTGAAGAAAATACCCGGAGAATAGCAGAGCTTGAGGACAAGATCTCCAAGATCGATGTTACCGTTTCGATGGTGCAAAACGAAAACAAAGAAGTAAAAGAAACCATCGAGAAGATAGATCAAAGTGTTCTGGACCTTTTATCTTTGTATGAGATTGTTTCAAACCAGGTCAATCCTTTTGTGGGCGAAGAAGAGGAAAGTAAAGAAATTCTTGAAAGGTTTGACACAAACGAAGAACACATCTATGAACTCTCAAAGAGCATGAAGATGCTGAGAAATGAGATTGAAAATGTCGAACAAAAAACTGCTGCATCAGGTGTCTCCCCTGAGACCGGAAAACATATAGAGACCATAAATAACAAACTTGAAACTTTTGCAGATGCACTTGTTGATACCAATGAGCGGATGCAAGGGATCTCACAGGCTGTGAACAGCTTTTCCCAGCGTGCGGATGTTCTTGAAGGCAGGATGGAAGACCTCACCATAACAAACGGGGAAACAGCCGAACGTATAAATTCACTCGAAAATGGTACTGCCATCCAGACAAATCAGCATAGCACCAAAAAGGCAAACCCCGACCGAGATACAGCAGAAAACGATTACGACGAAGAGTTTGCCGGAAAACTCCCTCTCCTGGATCTTGACATTGTCAAGAAGAAACCTACCAATATAATTGTACTTTTAAACTGGATCGAGTTCCTCATGGAAAGAGTGGGCAGGAACAATCTCATGGACGTGCTTGACTATTATGTGGACATAGGCTGGATCAGTGAAGGCGTGCGCTCTGAAATAATGGCGTATGCCCGGGGAATTGACTATTATGTGGAAAAACCTACCTGGAGATTGCTGCCCGAGGACCATACCAAATCCCTGCTATTCATTGAAAAATTAAGAGGACGCAAGATCGACAGGAATATGTTGAGTACCATTGATCGGGAAATGGCAAAAGTAAAACACGGCCTGGAGGAACTTTATGGGATTTGA
- a CDS encoding NOP5/NOP56 family protein, with translation MKTWFADIEINEDGSVAECSPCTQDVQQLAERLLVFQADPKQIPPEGFDPVQNAIGCGFVAGETEYYSLLQQTCIAATRLKIKNSYSPDLRIIHAVEALDDIDEAANLLAERLGIWYGEHFPEAGMFTENLAKFVAENGLRQDLPQDSQFHETAQSSVGMEMDAEDGAIIKAFASDLSSLYERRHVIESYIHKNMEQLAPNLEEVAGANLGARLISMAGGLQSLSRMPSSTIQVMGANQALFKHLRGKATSPKHGIIFNHPLIKNSHPKIRGKMARALASSLSIASRVDAFSGQRNPAIKEKLDRKVLSIKEGNK, from the coding sequence GTGAAAACCTGGTTTGCAGATATTGAAATCAATGAAGATGGAAGTGTGGCTGAATGCAGTCCCTGCACTCAGGATGTGCAGCAGCTGGCAGAAAGATTGCTTGTCTTTCAGGCAGATCCCAAACAAATCCCGCCGGAAGGTTTTGATCCCGTTCAAAATGCCATTGGATGCGGTTTCGTAGCAGGGGAAACTGAATATTATTCCCTGTTACAGCAAACCTGTATTGCAGCCACCCGGCTTAAGATAAAGAACTCTTATTCTCCGGATTTGCGAATTATTCATGCCGTGGAAGCACTGGATGATATTGATGAGGCGGCCAACCTGCTGGCTGAAAGATTGGGCATATGGTACGGCGAACATTTTCCTGAAGCAGGCATGTTTACCGAAAACCTGGCCAAATTCGTAGCCGAAAACGGACTAAGGCAGGACCTGCCACAGGATTCGCAGTTTCATGAGACTGCCCAGTCGTCTGTGGGTATGGAAATGGATGCAGAGGACGGAGCTATCATAAAGGCTTTTGCATCGGACCTCTCTTCCCTGTATGAAAGGCGTCATGTGATAGAATCCTATATTCACAAAAACATGGAGCAACTCGCTCCCAATCTGGAGGAGGTCGCAGGAGCTAATCTGGGGGCGCGGTTGATCAGTATGGCCGGAGGATTGCAATCTCTCTCCCGGATGCCGTCAAGCACCATTCAGGTAATGGGTGCAAACCAGGCATTATTCAAACATCTCAGAGGCAAGGCTACCTCGCCTAAACACGGTATTATTTTCAATCATCCTCTAATCAAGAATTCCCATCCCAAAATCCGGGGCAAAATGGCCCGTGCTCTTGCTTCAAGCCTGAGTATCGCAAGCAGGGTGGATGCTTTTTCCGGCCAGCGGAATCCTGCAATTAAAGAAAAACTGGATCGTAAGGTCCTGTCTATCAAGGAGGGGAACAAATGA
- the pyrH gene encoding UMP kinase produces the protein MLVVISIGGSILARDLDPERFAKYADMLKELSKEHSVVVVTGGGVAARQYIEAARQVGANEVTCDFIGIDVTRLNAQLLIAALGKNAYPEPPQSYRDAELALSSGKIIVMGGVIPGQTTDTVSAVLAEYLGAELMVIATSVDGVYSKDPTTSPDAEKFDVMSPKELLDVVMSTEMKAGSKSPVDPLAAKIIERCSIETIVMDGSSEGDIYKVVTQEKIKSEPVEGERVGTRIKN, from the coding sequence ATGCTAGTAGTAATATCAATAGGCGGATCCATTCTTGCCAGGGACCTGGATCCAGAGAGGTTCGCAAAATACGCCGACATGCTGAAAGAACTTTCGAAAGAACATTCCGTGGTGGTCGTGACCGGCGGAGGTGTTGCCGCCCGCCAGTACATAGAAGCTGCCAGGCAGGTCGGAGCAAATGAGGTCACCTGTGATTTTATAGGGATCGATGTTACCCGTCTCAATGCCCAGCTCCTCATAGCTGCCCTGGGCAAGAATGCATATCCAGAACCACCTCAGAGTTACAGGGATGCAGAACTTGCCCTGTCCTCCGGCAAAATAATTGTAATGGGAGGTGTAATTCCGGGACAGACCACAGATACAGTATCCGCTGTACTTGCCGAGTATCTGGGAGCTGAGTTAATGGTGATTGCAACTTCCGTGGACGGCGTATATTCAAAAGACCCGACAACATCCCCTGATGCTGAAAAATTTGATGTGATGAGTCCCAAAGAACTGCTTGATGTGGTAATGTCCACAGAAATGAAAGCCGGTTCAAAATCCCCTGTCGATCCTCTGGCTGCAAAGATTATCGAGAGATGCAGTATTGAAACAATCGTCATGGATGGTTCCAGTGAAGGGGATATCTACAAAGTCGTAACGCAGGAAAAAATAAAGAGTGAACCTGTCGAAGGAGAACGTGTGGGAACACGGATCAAGAACTGA
- a CDS encoding 4Fe-4S binding protein — protein sequence MVAIINVDECVGCGACVDECPSEAISMNDENIAVVDAEECVDCGACVDVCPTEAITME from the coding sequence ATGGTAGCAATAATCAATGTTGACGAATGTGTAGGTTGCGGAGCATGCGTGGACGAATGTCCATCAGAAGCAATCTCAATGAATGATGAAAACATTGCAGTCGTAGACGCTGAAGAGTGTGTGGACTGTGGTGCATGCGTGGACGTCTGTCCAACCGAAGCAATCACAATGGAATAA
- a CDS encoding beta-ribofuranosylaminobenzene 5'-phosphate synthase, protein MIEITSPSRLHLSLIDLNASLGRVDGGVGVSLQYPHIHLTGEKSDHVEINGSFLLYDKVQSAISALLPEGEGISIYLDEDMPAHVGLGSGTQVALCTAAAINELFELGLSVRQLAQKVGRGGTSGIGVAAFEEGGFLVDCGHRFSDKGAFSPSSASPAPPAPIIFRHDFPDWPIVLVLPDRQGAHDAQEVDIFRQVCPVPLEDVQAISHIVLMQMIPAVIENDIENFGSALDSLQTLGFKKQEISLQSHQVQDVIEQMRLAGTHGVGMSSFGPAICGFVENETQGKHIVRDMQKFLDENIGGKVLLTTPNNTGADIRMD, encoded by the coding sequence ATGATCGAGATCACATCCCCTTCAAGACTGCACCTCTCTCTGATTGATCTCAATGCTTCCCTGGGCCGGGTTGATGGGGGAGTAGGGGTTAGTCTGCAGTATCCCCACATTCATCTTACTGGTGAAAAAAGTGATCATGTGGAGATTAACGGCAGTTTTTTACTGTACGACAAAGTGCAATCTGCGATTTCTGCCCTGCTGCCTGAAGGAGAAGGAATCAGTATCTATCTTGATGAGGATATGCCTGCCCATGTAGGCCTGGGTTCAGGCACACAGGTGGCTTTGTGTACTGCGGCTGCGATCAACGAGCTTTTCGAACTGGGACTTTCGGTCAGACAGCTGGCCCAAAAAGTAGGCCGGGGCGGTACTTCCGGCATTGGTGTGGCGGCTTTTGAGGAAGGGGGTTTCCTTGTGGATTGTGGGCATCGTTTTTCTGATAAAGGCGCTTTTTCTCCATCCTCTGCCAGCCCGGCCCCGCCAGCTCCGATAATTTTCAGACATGATTTTCCGGACTGGCCTATTGTGCTGGTTCTTCCTGACAGACAGGGAGCACATGATGCACAGGAAGTGGATATTTTCAGGCAGGTCTGTCCTGTACCCCTGGAGGATGTACAGGCAATCTCCCACATCGTTCTGATGCAGATGATTCCGGCAGTTATTGAAAATGATATTGAGAACTTCGGCAGTGCACTTGATAGCCTGCAGACGCTGGGATTCAAAAAGCAAGAGATTTCTCTGCAGAGCCATCAGGTGCAAGACGTAATTGAACAGATGAGACTGGCCGGCACCCATGGTGTCGGAATGAGTTCCTTTGGGCCTGCAATATGTGGTTTTGTTGAAAATGAGACTCAGGGGAAACATATTGTCCGGGATATGCAAAAATTCCTGGATGAGAATATAGGAGGCAAGGTTTTGCTTACAACTCCCAATAATACCGGTGCGGATATCAGGATGGATTAA